In Setaria viridis chromosome 5, Setaria_viridis_v4.0, whole genome shotgun sequence, the genomic stretch CGCCATTGGCGGTCCGATGCTTCCTCCAAATCTGAAGAAGATCACCCCAAGGTGCCCGAACAATGTATTTCGTGCAGTTCTGGGATATCAGGACCGGTGGAAATATCGATCTCACCACGGGAGTGGATCCGCTGAGATCAATAGCGTGGAGGTTGCCGGTGTGCCGGAGGGCGTAGAACAAGCCATCCTTAGCATCGTAGATGCAGTCATGGTAAAACTTGCAGCAGCTATTGTTTTCTGGAGCGATCCAAGTCCATTTGCTGTTGCCGGGCCTGGCAAACAAGAGTTGGTTGTGTGGTTTGTGTAGGAGCACCATGGTGCAGGTGCTTCCGTCACTAGGATCGGAGGAAAGGATCATCCTGAGATACAGGCCACGGCATGTGGCCTCCACCGTGTAGAACGGCGGGACTCGCCTCGCCGGTTGTTGACATGTGGATTCTCCAGCAAGATGTCGAAGACGGCGTAGCCGATGAAGACCTTCTCCCTGTTGTAGAAGAGCCTGACGGGCGCCAAGGTCGTGACCGGTAGGAGCACGACACCGGTGCAAGGTGTGATGGGGTTCTCGAGGTGGAGCTCGAACCTGCCGGCGGCGGTGACCAGCTAGCCGTGGGAGCAGtcgacgacgcggcggtgggGGGCGGCGAACGGGGAGATGGCATCGTCATCTGTGGGGAAGGTAACATGGTAGTGCCGGCCGGTGGAGAGGCTGTGCAGGGTGGTGGTCACGTCAAACACGCTGTCCGTGGAGGAGTAGAGGAGGTAGGGGCTCTGCTGGCGCTGCGAGCAGAGGCCGAGGCAGCGGACAATGAGGTAGCTCTGGTTCTAGGAGTGGCAGATGGCGCCTGAGCTGAAGAGGTCGGGGATCTCCAGAAGGGCTAGGACGCCGACCTGGAGGTCCGCCGGGAGCGCAGATCAGTCGGGATGCAGTGGGTCCTACATGAACGCAGAGGTCCCGCCGCCGCAGGCACAAGTCCAGCCCTATAGATTGGGTTTTCTATTTTTGGAGAAACTAGATGGATTGGGATTGACACAAACACAAACTATCATTTTCTTTGCGGAAATCTAAATCTCACCCGAGTAAAAATACAACCCTCCTCATCCAAATTTTTCTTCACCCCCATCCCcttttcttctccaactctGGTGAGATTCCAGCGAGGTTAGGGGTTCGGGGTTGCCAGGGTGGGGCTGCTCACCGCCAGCCTTAGAGGGAGGGCCAGCGGCAGTAGGCCGGCCTGACGGAGGTGGCGAGGTGCGGTGGCGGGGACGCCACCGTCCGGGTGGCGGAGGATGGCGGTGCCGGGGTGGGGGCGTCaatggtgacggcggcggtgggaggtggCAGCGGGAGGGgcaggaggcggccggcgcagaGCTCTAGCGGACCCtagcccgcccgcgccggaggGGTAGGGGAGGGCcagggtggcgggcggcggaggggtgggggagggccagggcggcggaggggttggggaggaagaagacgagggtggagggaggagataagggagagagaggagggatctgaGCCGCCGATTTTAGATCCAATGGTTCAGAAATTCATGTGAGGAGGGCCTCTGTTTCACCTGGGTGAGCTATAAACACTCCCTCTTCTTTTCGTCGGTGATCCGGTTTCGGCAATGCTCCCATcctatttaatttgtttttttcctccaaAATTTCTTTTTCCTGAGCAGTTTCTCCAAAGCTTCTCATTGAATTTTATAGTTTGGTTGCATACACCActagatgcatgcatggatgattctGGATGGtggggttcaaccaatttgcttgtaccatatggttcacttttattagtagaataatgtattaagtgggatggcttcatcctggataggttggtacaattcacccaaccaaacaaaatgattattattattttgaaccattgCATATATGAACCAAAtgatacaagcaaccaaacacacccttagagGCCCATCCTATtcagttcgtgacaataaaaaaaaggcCTAAAGTATAACCAGCATGCTTCGATAATAATTTGGTAAGGTGTCAATTCGGCGCAATTTAGTCGCTTAAGTCGGCGCTTCCTTCCCCACCTCCTCTATAGATAGATGGAGTATCTTGCTGAGGTTTTGATTCCTGTGTGATGAGGATCGGAGCTTGCTCCCTCCCCGTGCCCTCGTTGCATTGGATCGCTAGTACATTTCTGAGATTGTTGACATTGTTGTCTCGGCGCAGGAGGCATCGAGATAACCCATGCATGGTGCGACAACGGTGATTGCAAGGAGTGCTCGGAGAGGTGTATATGCTGGCATGGTCTAATGTTAACTTAAGGGTAGTTGGGGAAAGAAGCGAAGAAGGAATTTGAGGTAGGAGCAAGCAAGGGACAcgaagaagaacaaacacgGTAGCATGAGGTCCGTTAGCTTGCTGGAGGAGTTGATTGTTCATACGTGTCCAAAGATGCTCTCCCCCCCTATGCCTCACCTCTATAAGTAAACGCAGCTATTACATGAGCTAAGCCTTGTTCGTTCATGCAAGCACCCATTAGACGCCTTTAGATGGTCCAGTCTTCTCCGAGCCAAAGTGAGTTGGGCTTCCTGGGCCTAAAACTGGTTCTTGGCCCATTTGCTGCCGTCTGCACCTGCTCATGATCTTGTCTTGATGATGAACTGCTAACATTCCCCCTCCCTTGAGACGTTGCTTGAGCCCAAGGAGGCGCAAATGGAAAAAGCTGCTGTAAGGCAATAGTATCCTCCCAAGTTGCCATTTCCATCGGCTAATTTGACCATTTCACCAATACTTGTTGCATCGGTTGAACACCCTGAGTAGTCAGGTTGTGCTGCAGAATCAATTTAGGCACCCGAGGAAGGTCCAAGTCAGAAGGAACATAAGGCAATACCTCAATGTCTTCAGGGACCGCAGCCTTCAATTGACTGACGTGAAACATAGGGTGAATAGATGATGAAGCAGGTAAGAGCAGTTTGTAAGCCACCTTTCCCACCTTGGAGACAATCTTGAATGGACCGAAGTATTTGAAAGCCAACTTCTGGTTTGCTCGCGGAGCCAATGAAGCTTGCACATACGACTGGAGTTTCAAGAAGACCAAATCACCAACCTCGAATTTGTGTTATGTTCTGTTCTTATCTTCTTAACATTTCATTCTCATGCGAGATCAAGTCAGATGTTGCTTAAGCAATGTATTCATTGTCTCCCTATTATGAAGCCATGTTGACAGTCCTGGAACTGCCACATGTGTATCAACTGAGATGCCAAAATGCTTTGGAGCATAACCATACAGAGCCTCAAAAGGAGATCGGCCTATTGCTGAATGATAACAGGTATTGTACCAATACTCTGCCAGAGACAACCATTGCAACCACTTAGATGGACAAGCATTAACAAAGCATCGTAAAAATATCTCCATGGTTTGATTTAGTCTTTCAGTCTGACCTTTAGACTGTGGATGGTAAAACGAGCTCATCCTAAAGGAAACATCAGCCAGCCGAAACAGCTCCTTCCACCATTTGCTAGTGAATATTCTGTCTCGGTCAGTAACAATAGCCTTTGGCAACCCATCAAGCTTGTACACATTGCTCATAAACGACTTAGCAACAGTAGCAGAAGTGATAGGATGATGAAGAGGGGTAAAATGGCCCTACTTGATTAGATAATCCACTACCAGCAGCAGTGAAAGGATGATGAAGAGGGATAAAATGGCCATACTTGGTTAGATAATCCACTACCACCAAGACACAGTTTGTTAAACCAGAAGTAGGAAGCCCCTCcacaaaattcatagaaatgaTTTGCCAAGCTTCAGATGGCACCTCAAGTGGCTGTAACAACCCAGGTAACTTGCTTCTATCTGGTTTGGCTTGTTGGCAGATCAAGCAGTGTTTGACAAAATGAGTGATAGCTGATTTCATTCCCTTCCACGCAAACAACTTCCTCATCCTCATGTGAGTAACAGGAATACCTAAATGTCCTTCCACTGCACTATTATGACAGACAGATAACAATTTTTTCTAAAGCTCAGGATCAGTACGAATCAAATTCTTCCTTTATACTTGAGCAGGCCATTAAATAAATTGAAATTGGGAACATCATCAGGAGATATGCACAACTTGGCTATCATAGATAAGGCATGTTCATCATTTTGATAACTTACAATCACTTCCTGAAGCCATTGGGGAGCCAACATAGACATAGTAGCATAGGACATGTCATGAACTGATTTTCTTGACAATGCATATGCAATTCTATTATCCACCCTTTGCTTATAGACTACCTTGTATTGCAGGCCCAACAGCTTAGAAAATACCTTCTTCTACCAATGAGAGTGTAGCCTTTGCTCAGTAAGTTAGGTGAGACTCTTCTGATCGGCAAATATAGTAAATTTAGTGTGTCGCAAGTAAGACCTCCACTGCTGCACTGCCATTAGAATAGACAAATATTCCTTCTCATAAGTTGACAACCCCTAAGATTTAGGACCCAATGCCTTGCTGATGAAAGCTACAGGGTGCCCATTTTGCATAAGAATAGCTTCTACCCCGGTGCCACTAGCATCAGTCTCAATAGAAAAAGGCTTTGAGAAGTCAGGAAGGGCTAGCACAGAGGCATTGCACAAAGCATATTTCAGAGCTACAAAagatttatcatgaaaaggGGTCCAAACAAATATGACATTCTTTTTTAGAAGATCTATCAGAGGCCTGCTAATAACTCCAAATGCTCTCACAAACTTCCTGTAGTAACCTGCTAAACCCAGAAAACTTCTCAATTCTTTGGCATTTGCAGGAGTGGGCCAATGTGCACTTGCAAACACCTTGGTTGGATGAGTCATTAGTGCCAAGACCCTTCTCACTAATCACATGACCCAAATAGTTGATTTTCCTCTGAGCAAAGGAACAGTCAGAGAGCTTGATTTTCCACTTGTCCTTAAGTAGCAATTCAAAAACCAACCTGATATGAACCGCATGTTCCTCATAAGTTCTACTGTAGATGAGGATATTGTCAAAGAAGACAAGCACAAACTTCCTCAATTATGGTGCCAAAGTAGAATTCATAGCCTCTTGAAAAGTTCCAGGAGCACCAGGTAGACCAAATGCCATTACTTTGAACTCATATTAGCCACAATGGGTTTGGAATGTTGTTTTGTATTCTTCTCCAGGCTTGAGTCTAATCTGATGGAAACTAGCTCTATGATCCAGACTAGAAAACTAGGATGAGTTAGCTAATTCATCCAAAAATTCTTCAATTATAGGCACATGATACTTGCCCTTAACAGTAATAGTATTGAGGTGTTGATAATCAACAAAGAATATATCCATGTGTTGTCCTTCTTTTTAACTAGCAACACAGATGATGAAAAGGGACTGGAATTTTTCTAAATTAGACCATTCTGAAGCATCTCCTTAATCTGCTTCTCTATCTCATCTTTTAAAGCTGGAGCATATCTGTAAGGACGAACATGCACAAGAGCAGCTCCTCAATCAATGGGATGGCATGATCACAAGATCTAGAAGGAAGCAGCTCCACAGGTACTTCAAACAACTTAGCAAACTCCTGGATCAAGTTCTGTATCTCCTCAGGGATAGACATCACTACATCAGACTCAGAAATGGACACCTCCACAGCACAAACATCCACTACAGTACCCGCTGGAGCTGTACAAAAAGAGCCAGAAATAATAGCTGTGGAGTTCTGATAAGGTATAGCAACCACTTTTGCTTCCAATGAACTTTCGTAGGACTGTATTCACCAAGCCAATCCATTCCCAGAATCATGTCATAGGATGATAAATTTAAGACTTTCAGGTCAAAGGTGAACTCACAATCAGAGACAGACCAAATTGCCTTAGCAAGCTGCTGAGAACACACCAATTGTGCATCATTAGCCACGTACACTGTTAAAGGTGAAGCAATGGAAGTTACCCtagaaaacaaagaaacaatGTTGTTACTGATGAAGGAGTGGGAACTGCCAGAATCCACATCCTCAAGATTTGGTTCTGAATTCAACTAGACAAACATAATGTTTTTGGGGACAACACACCAGACACTGCTGCCAACGATAGAGTCAAGAACAGTTGTTCACCACTCTTTGGTTCACTGCACACAGACATAGCTTCTTCTTCAAGCTGAAACAATTCAAACATTTCCTGCATGGCATGGAGCTGGACTAATTCAGAGCATTTATGGTCCTTAGACCATTTCTCAGCACAGTACTGACATAAACCTTTAGCTCTATGTAAGGCTTTTAAAGAGTGCCACTTATCTTCAGCTGAAGTAACTCGAGCAGCTTCAGAAGTGTGTTTATCATCAGCAGGTGGTGCAGGTTTGTGCCTCTTGAATGGAGGACAAGGAATCAGCAGTGCTTGCAGGAAAGAAGGTTTGCTAGAGAAAGAATAATCCATCCTCTTGCCCTCCCTCTTTCTTCCAGAATCAACCACCTTTTCCTGCAACTGAGCAAGGACATAGGCAGTATTGAGATAAGCACCACATCACAGTAATCATCCCACAACCCATTAACAAATTTCATAGTATAATGCAGAGGATTAGTATGAGTTTCAAAGCCTAGTAGCTGATCAACTAAAGCAGCAAACCGATCAATATAATCACTGATGGAACTGGTGCGTCTAATGTGCAATAGTTGGTGAATGAGTAACTCATGTTGATCTCTACCAAAACAATCTAAAATCATTTTGCAAAGTTCAGACCAAGTGCAGAACCTGACCTTCCTTTCCACTCATGGCAACCAGCGACCTGCCACATCAGAGAAATGCATACACACAACTTTCACCTACCTATACTCTACTACATCATATAACTCAAAGTAATCTTCGCATCTACTAATCCACAGCTTAGGATTCTCCCCATCAAACCTAGGAAAATTCAATTTAGGCAACTTCTTGACACTACCACCCTTGTACCCATCAGAGTGATAATGAGTACTAGACATGTGCATCGAAGGCAAAGCAGTATAAGGTTTGGGCTCAGAGTATGCACCCTTGATAGGGGGATGAACTAGAGTCGTAACGACCCCCAATCCATCCTCCCGGACGTTGTGGTCGACACAATGCCTATGGGGCCATTCGACTGGGAATCCGACAAATGGGTGCCTGTTAGCCACAGGAGACAACGCGATGATGCCCGGAAGATGCGTTGGGTGATCAATCGCTGCTCGTTCATAGTGCTTGTTGAGCTTCTTCACCTCGAGGCAGATGTTGTCAATGAGGCCGTCGATCTCAGGGCGCTAGTCCTCATACGTCCCCGCCACTTTCTCCAGCGCGGTGATGCAGGTCTCTTGGGACTCCTTGAGATCTGAGAGCTTGTGCTACCAATCTGTGTCGCGGTCGGAGATCCACTGGTCCCACTTGAGGTCTTGCTCGGTGAAGTGCTTGGAGAGCTCGTCGGAGAAGCACTTCAAGATCTCATCGACTAGCAGCTTGGACTCTGGATTCATGGTGCCGTGGTGACGTTGGAGGTGGGTGTAGTGATCGTGAGGGGTAGGAAGCTCCAGGATAGATGAAACCATTCCAGATCGAGATGCGATGGACACGAATTATAGGCCACGACAATGATCTCTGAAGAAATCAGTACGCACGCTCACTAAACCCAATCCAGATGCAGCTCAAATGCTCAATCGATGGAAATGGGAGAACAACTTCACAGGGTCAGAGAATCTGATACCAATTTTTAACTGAAGGGTAGTTGGGGAAAGAAGAGAGGAAGGAATTTGAGGTGGAGCAAGCTAGGgacaggaagaagaacagagacGGCACCACGAGGTCCATTAGCTTGCTGGAGGAGTTGATTGTTCATACATGTACAAAGATGCTCTCCTCCTCTACCTCACCTCTATAAGTAAACGCAGCTATTACATGGGCTAAGCCCTGTTCGTGCATGCAAGCACCCATTAGACGTCTTTAGACGGTCCAGTTTTCTCCAGTCCAAAGTGAGTTGGGCTTCCTAGGCCTAGAACTGGTTCTTGGCCCATTTGTTGCCGTCTGCACTTGCTCATGATCTTGGTCTGATGATTAACTGCTGAAATCTACGAACTGTACAGGATCTGCCCCCACCTTTGGTCCTTCGCATGCTGATACTAGGGTAGCTCCTCGCCTTTGCGTGATGATGCTACGGGAGCTCCTCCTTCAAAAGCCACCAGGACCTAGCAATGCTAGGTTCATAGATCTGTGCATCCCTAGGGCAGCTCGTCGCCTTGGCCAGCCACCACCCAAGAGGATGACTCCTAACCTTCATGGGCCATTGCTGGGGTGGTTCGCCTTCATTGATGGGAAAGCTATGGGGATTAGGAAGATGCAGGAAAGAAGTGGTGAAATATGTGGAGCATGTTGTGCCACGCATCCTGCGTACATCCGAAAAAACATTCTTGCGTCGGACGCTCTGCGGATACCATTACCATTTGTAAATATATAAATGAAGTGAAGAGAATAtaattttcatgttaaaaatatagctcaaacttagtaccctttaaacaaattcaaactcatatctgcgatgcaaagtgaaaaaaagaaagaccATAAATATGGATAAAATCAGATGATTATAattagtatatatctatataagtattgtgttagaatatttaaaTGGGAGAGATGGCTCAAGGTAACCATTTTGGTTGTTAGCTATGtgccatcatttttttttcaattgaaGACTCCTCATTAATTCTcacgagacacgctagaaaaaagataaattctagaaattcgCATAAAAATCAGAAATATCTAGACATCAATCATGTAGACtctaaggtatatatgcatgatgggTATCACATATAGATCATTAATTAATGTATGGGAGGAAATGATGAAAAAATACTAATTTTCATGTTAAACATAATGGAAGGAAGTGCAATGCAAattggaaaaagtatgaatgtggatgaaaaaaatgtatagagtaattactaattaaaagtcaATCATAACTGGACAAAGTTAAGTACACATTTATACGAGTATTATGTTAGAATATTAAAAATATG encodes the following:
- the LOC140222796 gene encoding uncharacterized protein, with amino-acid sequence SALPADLQVGVLALLEIPDLFSSGAILTEAPAPWPGNSKWTWIAPENNSCCKFYHDCIYDAKDGLFYALRHTGNLHAIDLSGSTPVVRSIFPPVLISQNCTKYIVRAPWGDLLQIWRKHRTANGELRTFQLTVCKMLVTEEVLHKIKDLQGDALFIGFNESSFVVAKDYPMLLTPDCVYLAHDSTRYDHLHESNLEEVVVFNLKDGSFSDFLPGPKSWLSLPPPIWIRPSMLTTLDKRW